A single genomic interval of Spinacia oleracea cultivar Varoflay chromosome 6, BTI_SOV_V1, whole genome shotgun sequence harbors:
- the LOC110775292 gene encoding squamosa promoter-binding protein 1, protein MEGFNNSEDEQFMGNSLSYIDVYCQADNCTSDLTDAKRYHRRHKVCEFHAKAPVVIVNSKHQRFCQQCSKFHDTSEFDDTKRSCRKRLAGHNERRRKNSYDVSAESSSAD, encoded by the exons ATGGAAGGATTTAACAACAGTGAAGATGAGCAATTTATGGGAAATTCATTATCTTACATTGATGTGTATTGCCAAGCAGACAATTGCACGTCGGACTTGACTGATGCGAAGCGCTACCACCGCCGTCACAAGGTCTGTGAGTTCCATGCCAAGGCTCCGGTGGTCATTGTTAACTCGAAACACCAGCGATTCTGTCAGCAATGTAGCAA GTTCCATGACACATCGGAGTTCGACGACACGAAAAGGAGTTGCCGGAAGAGGTTGGCTGGACACAACGAAAGGAGAAGGAAGAACTCCTATGATGTTTCTGCGGAATCATCGTCTGCAGACTGA
- the LOC110775290 gene encoding mitochondrial arginine transporter BAC1 isoform X4, protein MASNIKMDCIVLLGYCRMKGYGSLFSSFKVRGLYRGAASSFIGMGFESSLLFGIYSQTKQSLQGKLKSSGPDSLIIIPSAVYSGAIISFVLCPTELVKCRMQVQGTDSLIPKASTYTGPVDCALKTLRTEGVTGIFRGGTATFLRESLGNAVFFSVYESVRYSMHLQLKDASRDHKGLADLGVGIISGGLGGVAFWSAVLPLDVAKTMIQTNPDPNYSRNPFQVLKLIYKQAGLRGCYAGLGPTIARAFPANAAAIVTWEFAMKILGIRHE, encoded by the exons ATGGCGTCAAATATAAAAATGGATTGCATTGTGCTGCTAGGATATTGCAGAATGAAGGGGTATGGATCTCTGTTCTCGAGCTTTAAG GTACGGGGCCTTTATCGAGGTGCTGCCTCCTCTTTTATAGGGATGGGTTTTGAAAGTTCACTTCTTTTTGGCATATACTCGCAAACCAAACAGTCTCTCCAA GGTAAGTTGAAAAGTTCTGGCCCGGATTCCCTAATAATAATTCCATCAGCTGTCTATTCGGGAGCTATAATCAGCTTTGTACTCTGTCCTACTGAGCTAGTGAAG TGTAGGATGCAAGTCCAAGGAACTGATTCTTTAATTCCAAAGGCCAGCACATATACGGGTCCTGTTGATTGTGCCCTTAAGACTCTAAGAACTGAGGGG GTAACAGGGATTTTCCGTGGAGGGACCGCAACCTTTCTAAGAGAATCTTTGGGGAATGCCGTGTTCTTCAGTGTTTATGAAAGCGTCCGATATTCCATGCACTTACAACTCAAAGATGCTTCTAGAGATCATAAAGGCTTGGCCGACTTGGGGGTTGGGATCATCAGTGGTGGCCTTGGCGGTGTTGCT ttttggtctGCTGTTTTGCCCCTGGATGTGGCAAAAACTATGATTCAAACCAATCCAGATCCAAACTACTCGAGAAATCCTTTTCAAGTATTGAAGTTG ATTTACAAACAAGCTGGGCTAAGAGGATGCTATGCTGGCTTAGGTCCAACTATAGCAAGGGCATTTCCAGCCAATGCAGCAGCAATAGTCACCTGGGAATTCGCCATGAAAATTTTAGGCATCAGACATGAGTAG